The following are encoded together in the Methanosarcina flavescens genome:
- a CDS encoding helix-turn-helix transcriptional regulator codes for MESSLLDVLFLSEKRKNLLLLLLDGPKNIEEIKSTLDVRSSPIMTQIKILMKNDLIVESNRLYKLSSIGEILVPKMKTILETFNVLDKNHDYWINQDMTSIPSEFLDEIGKLGDYIEVNPDRNHVFEYPKEVVKHLSESEKVMITSSFFLPIYPSLCIELAAKGTDITLVFTEYVYDRMLNDYKKELEHFLNLKYTRLYVCNNNNMKIASSIVTEKFMALSLFCNSGIYYNHNLVSFDESALKWGRDLFNHYKNIARPITKI; via the coding sequence ATGGAGTCATCATTACTGGATGTTCTCTTTCTTTCAGAAAAAAGGAAAAATCTACTTTTACTGCTTCTGGACGGACCCAAGAACATCGAAGAGATCAAAAGTACACTTGATGTCCGCTCAAGCCCGATAATGACCCAGATAAAGATACTGATGAAGAACGATCTTATTGTTGAGAGTAACAGGCTCTACAAACTTTCCAGTATCGGAGAAATTCTGGTTCCAAAGATGAAGACAATTCTGGAAACATTTAACGTTTTAGATAAAAACCACGATTACTGGATAAACCAGGATATGACGTCAATTCCTTCTGAGTTTCTGGATGAGATCGGAAAGCTTGGGGACTATATTGAAGTAAATCCTGACCGGAACCACGTTTTCGAATATCCCAAAGAAGTTGTAAAACATCTTTCCGAGTCTGAGAAAGTGATGATCACATCCTCCTTTTTCCTGCCTATTTATCCTTCCTTATGCATAGAACTTGCCGCAAAGGGTACGGATATAACTCTGGTATTTACAGAGTACGTTTATGACAGAATGCTCAACGATTACAAAAAGGAACTTGAGCACTTCCTGAACCTGAAATATACCAGACTCTATGTTTGCAATAATAACAATATGAAAATTGCTTCAAGCATAGTCACGGAAAAGTTTATGGCGCTCTCTCTTTTCTGTAACAGCGGGATATATTACAATCATAATCTGGTAAGTTTTGATGAAAGTGCACTCAAATGGGGAAGAGATCTCTTCAACCATTACAAAAATATAGCAAGGCCTATTACCAAAATCTGA
- a CDS encoding helix-turn-helix transcriptional regulator, whose translation MGSSLIDLVFRSDKRKNLLLFLDSGSKNIDEIKDALDVTATSILPQIKKLIDNDLVIQEDKMYKLTVLGEFIIKKIKPLISALEVVEKNNSYWTGHDLNAIPRHLLEQISELGDCILIEPDLNHIYEPSPKIIENMSNAKRASTFASYFNPAYLPLYVELGRKDAELSLNFTQSVWDHLSNEQSDMINELMDMDNVSLYVSKEGIKLTEVTVTDRIMLLGLFDKNGKFDQQFIMSFEQSALSWGQELFDYFKRLSRQVNKI comes from the coding sequence ATGGGTTCTTCACTTATTGACCTTGTTTTCCGCTCCGATAAGAGAAAAAACCTTCTTCTATTTCTGGATAGCGGCTCAAAAAATATTGACGAGATCAAGGACGCACTTGATGTTACAGCCACATCGATCCTTCCCCAGATAAAAAAACTGATAGATAATGATCTTGTTATCCAGGAAGACAAAATGTATAAACTCACAGTCCTGGGAGAGTTCATAATCAAGAAGATAAAGCCCCTGATAAGCGCTCTTGAGGTAGTGGAGAAAAATAACTCTTACTGGACAGGTCATGACCTGAACGCAATCCCGCGCCATTTGCTGGAACAAATATCCGAACTTGGGGATTGTATCCTTATAGAGCCTGACCTGAACCATATCTATGAACCCTCTCCGAAAATTATTGAAAATATGAGCAATGCAAAGCGAGCTTCAACTTTTGCTTCTTATTTTAACCCCGCCTATCTTCCGCTGTACGTTGAGCTCGGCAGGAAAGATGCCGAACTTTCCCTGAATTTTACCCAGTCTGTCTGGGACCATCTCTCAAACGAACAATCAGATATGATAAATGAATTAATGGATATGGATAATGTTAGCCTGTATGTTTCCAAAGAAGGAATTAAACTTACTGAAGTGACCGTAACCGATAGGATAATGCTGCTAGGGCTTTTTGACAAGAACGGTAAGTTTGACCAGCAGTTCATTATGAGCTTTGAACAGAGCGCCCTTTCATGGGGTCAGGAACTGTTTGATTACTTCAAGAGACTTTCAAGACAGGTAAATAAGATATGA